The sequence ACGACTGGGGATATCAATCACGATGATATCGCCATCCTTTACCTTGCCGATGTTACCACCATTGGCAGCCTCGGGTGAGATATGACCGATACTCAAACCTGATGTACCACCCGAGAAACGACCATCGGTAATCAGCGCACACTCCTTACCCAGGTGCATGCTCTTAATATAGCTGGTAGGATACAGCATCTCCTGCATACCAGGACCTCCCTTTGGTCCCTCGTGGGTAATCACCACGCAGTCGCCACTCTTTACCTTGCCACCCAGAATGCCCTCGCAGGCATCCTCTTGTGAGTCGAACACCACAGCAGGGCCCTCGAAGTGCCACAGACTCTCATCTACACCAGCGGTCTTAACTACGCAACCGTCCTGGGCAATGTTACCAAACAGTACGGCCAGTCCGCCATCCTTGGTGTAAGCATGGGCCAAGTCGCGGATACAACCGTTTTCGCGGTCGGTATCAAGTGTGCCCCACTCTTCGCTCTGCGATCCCATCTTGGTTGAGAAGCGATTGCCAGGAGCCGTCTGATAAATGCGATTAGCTTCGGCATCTACAGCACCATCCACAATACTATATTTCTGCATGGCCTCGTTGAGTGTCAAGCCATCCACACGTGGGGCTGTGCCATCAATCAATCCACCTTTATTCAGCTCGTTCAGAATACCAAGAATACCACCTGCACGACCGCACTCCTGTACCGAGTACTTCTGGGTGTTAGGAGCCAGCTTACACAAGCAGGGAACCTTGCGGCTCAGAGCGTCGATATCCTTCATGGTGAAGTCGGCACCAGCTTCCTGAGCCACAGCCAACAAGTGCAGCACCGTATTGGTACTACCACCCATAGCGATATCCAGAGCCATCGCATTCATGAAGGCCTTGCGGGTAGCAATATTGCGTGGCAATACGCTCTCGTCGCCATCCTCGTAGTAAGCAAAGGCGTTCTTTACCACCTGACGGGCAGCAGCCTTGAACAGTTCGATACGATTGGTGTGAGTTGCCAAAATGGTACCATTACCAGGCAGCGACAGTCCGATGGCCTCAGTAAGCGAGTTCATCGAGTTGGCTGTAAACATACCCGAGCAGCTACCGCAACCAGGACAAGCACACTGTTCTATCTCCTTGATTTCGTCGTCGGTCACACTTGGGTCGGCACCTTTAATCATGGCGGTAATCAGGTCGGCATTCTCGCCGCGCCATTTACCAGCCTCCATCGGGCCAC is a genomic window of Xylanibacter ruminicola 23 containing:
- the ilvD gene encoding dihydroxy-acid dehydratase, whose product is MKHQLRSAVCTEGRRMAGARALWVATGMKHEQFGKPIIAIVNSFTQFVPGHTHLHEIGQIVREEIEKMGCYAAEFNTIAIDDGIAMGHDGMLYSLPSRDIIADSVEYMVNAHKADAMICISNCDKVTPGMLMASMRLNIPTVFCSGGPMEAGKWRGENADLITAMIKGADPSVTDDEIKEIEQCACPGCGSCSGMFTANSMNSLTEAIGLSLPGNGTILATHTNRIELFKAAARQVVKNAFAYYEDGDESVLPRNIATRKAFMNAMALDIAMGGSTNTVLHLLAVAQEAGADFTMKDIDALSRKVPCLCKLAPNTQKYSVQECGRAGGILGILNELNKGGLIDGTAPRVDGLTLNEAMQKYSIVDGAVDAEANRIYQTAPGNRFSTKMGSQSEEWGTLDTDRENGCIRDLAHAYTKDGGLAVLFGNIAQDGCVVKTAGVDESLWHFEGPAVVFDSQEDACEGILGGKVKSGDCVVITHEGPKGGPGMQEMLYPTSYIKSMHLGKECALITDGRFSGGTSGLSIGHISPEAANGGNIGKVKDGDIIVIDIPSRSISVKLSDDELAARPQQPLKRNRVVSKALRAYAQSVSSADKGGVRIID